A stretch of Dama dama isolate Ldn47 chromosome 22, ASM3311817v1, whole genome shotgun sequence DNA encodes these proteins:
- the NECAP1 gene encoding adaptin ear-binding coat-associated protein 1 yields the protein MASELEYESVLCVKPDVSVYRIPPRASNRGYRASDWKLDQPDWTGRLRITSKGKVAYIKLEDKVSGELFAQAPVEQYPGIAVETVTDSSRYFVIRIQDGTGRSAFIGIGFSDRGDAFDFNVSLQDHFKWVKQESEISKESQEMDSRPKLDLGFKEGQTIKLSIGNITTKKGGASKPKTAGTGGLSLLPPPPGGKVTIPPPSSSVAISNHVTPPPIPKSSHGGSDADILLDLDSPAPVTTPAPAPVSASNDLWGDFSTASSSVPNQAPQPSNWVQF from the exons ATGGCGTCCGAGTTGGAGTACGAGTCTGTACTGTGTGTGAAACCTGACGTCAGCGTCTACCGGATTCCGCCTCGGGCCTCCAACCGCGGTTACAG ggCATCTGACTGGAAATTAGATCAACCTGATTGGACTGGTCGCCTCAGAATCACTTCAAAAGGGAAGGTTGCTTATATCAAACTCGAGGATAAAGTTTCAG GGGAACTCTTTGCTCAGGCACCAGTAGAACAATATCCTGGTATTGCCGTGGAGACAGTGACCGATTCCAGCCGCTACTTTGTAATCCGGATCCAGGATGGAACTG GGCGAAGTGCTTTCATTGGCATTGGCTTCTCAGATCGGGGTGATGCCTTTGACTTCAATGTCTCTCTGCAAGATCACTTCAA GTGGGTGAAACAGGAATCTGAGATTTCCAAAGAATCTCAGGAAATGGATAGTCGTCCCAAGTTGGATCTGGGCTTCAAGGAAGGGCAGACCATCAAGTTGAGTATTGGG aacATTACAACCAAGAAAGGAGGTGCTTCTAAGCCCAAGACTGCAGGGACTGGGGGCCTCAGCttactcccacccccacctggaGGCAAAGTCACAATTCCCCCTCCATCCTCCTCAGTTGCCATCAGCAATCATGTCACTCCGCCACCCATACCAAAATCCAGTCATGGAGGTAGTGATGCAG ATATCCTTTTAGATTTGGATTCTCCGGCTCCTGTCACGACACCCGCACCAGCTCCAGTTTCTGCAAGCAATGACTTGTGGGGAGACTTCAGCACTGCATCCAG CTCTGTTCCAAACCAGGCACCACAGCCATCCAACTGGGTCCAGTTCTGA